Proteins co-encoded in one Malus domestica chromosome 09, GDT2T_hap1 genomic window:
- the LOC103411280 gene encoding 1-aminocyclopropane-1-carboxylate oxidase, which produces MENFPVINLESLNGEGRKATMEKIKDACENWGFFELVSHGIPTEFLDTVERLTKEHYKQCLEQRFKELVASKGLEGVQTEVKDMDWESTFHLRHLPQSNISEVPDLKDEYRNVMKEFALKLEKLAEQLLDLLCENLGLEQGYLKKAFYGTKGPTFGTKVSNYPPCPNPDLIKGLRAHTDAGGLILLFQDDKVSGLQLLKDGEWVDVPPMRHSIVINLGDQLEVITNGKYKSVEHRVIAQTDGTRMSIASFYNPGSDAVIYPAPTLVEKEAEEKNQVYPKFVFEDYMKLYAGVKFEAKEPRFEAMKAVEIKASFGLGPVISTA; this is translated from the exons atggagaactTCCCAGTTATCAACTTGGAGAGCCTCAATGGTGAGGGAAGAAAAGCTACAATGGAAAAGATCAAAGATGCCTGTGAGAACTGGGGTTTCTTTGAG CTGGTGAGTCATGGGATTCCAACTGAGTTTCTGGACACAGTGGAGAGGCTGACAAAAGAGCACTACAAGCAGTGTTTGGAGCAAAGGTTCAAGGAGCTGGTGGCCAGCAAAGGCCTTGAGGGTGTTCAGACAGAAGTCAAAGATATGGATTGGGAAAGCACTTTCCACTTGCGCCATCTTCCTCAATCGAACATCTCTGAAGTACCAGATCTCAAGGATGAGTACAG GAATGTGATGAAGGAGTTTGCATTGAAATTGGAAAAATTAGCAGAGCAGCTGCTGGACTTGTTGTGTGAGAATCTTGGACTGGAACAAGGGTACCTTAAGAAGGCATTTTATGGAACAAAGGGACCAACTTTTGGCACCAAGGTGAGCAACTACCCTCCATGTCCCAACCCAGACCTGATCAAGGGTCTCCGGGCCCACACCGATGCCGGCGGCCTCATCTTGCTCTTCCAGGATGACAAGGTCAGTGGCCTCCAGCTCCTCAAGGACGGAGAGTGGGTTGATGTGCCTCCCATGCGCCACTCCATTGTTATCAATCTTGGTGACCAACTTGAG GTGATCACCAACGGAAAGTACAAGAGTGTGGAACACAGGGTGATTGCCCAAACAGATGGCACCAGAATGTCAATAGCTTCATTCTACAACCCAGGCAGTGATGCGGTGATCTACCCAGCACCAACCCTAGTGGAGAAAGAAGCAGAGGAGAAGAATCAAGTGTACCCGAAATTCGTGTTCGAAGACTACATGAAGCTCTATGCTGGGGTCAAGTTCGAGGCCAAGGAACCAAGATTTGAAGCCATGAAAGCAGTGGAAATTAAGGCCAGTTTTGGTTTGGGTCCAGTTATAAGTACTGCTTGA